The genomic region gcgccttggggcaactgtttgttgtgatttggcgctatataaataaaattgattgattgattgattgactgttctgtggaatgatctccctgcatcaataaaacagtcagattctgtggagactttcaagtccagatttaagacgcacttattttccctttcatatggctagcatactggtacatttttgttttacgctttttactcttttaattcatttattagtaattggagtgtgctgcagcctcaactttacctaaattctgggtcttttagtgaagtttagggctagtggccggtgatcaccttagtatttctctgtttttcttgttgtttaatgctggcaaattatactgtattttttgtctttctgatgcctgattctgttttttctctgtttaaggtgcagctccatccagagatgggagttgtattcgtgttggcgatcctcctgtcctgtgcgccaatagcatttcttgtatattcgtccgtgaattgttctgtaatttatgtctgtatcatggcccaagcagagggtcacccctttgggtctggtctgcttgaggtttcttcctcagagggagtttttccttaccactgttgctctgggggttggtaaggttagaccttacctagtgtgaagcactttgaggcaactctgttgtgatttggcgctttataaatgaaaataaatagaaattgaagttgctccaattttggtaaaaagtgatgcaaattactagttgagttaacacagttttaaaaaggaacagtttggaccgtgtatcatccttacttatcacgttacggggtaacatatgccacatgtcatagaatccaatagacatagaccttgtttgacctttactttggagaccaaacattgtcaaatctattacatttattaatcctattggcttaaccaataatttgcatcactttttaccaaaattggagcaactttaacttttgacccctgtacaaaattaaactgacctttgtcaccattcttactgtttttatcctgtaactccatagaattcagtcacagattgtccatactatacctttttggaatctttatgatcaggcaaataatgtggaatatttttcaatatgattggagcatcttttaattttgagtgtaattttgtgtaattcttcaattgacctctacctgaccaccgattgaaacatcaagtggccaatcgtttttttcaaaagaggagtgtctagggagtatttctgctgaatatgatgcttttatcaccatttgcatgattgtttcagttatctgctgcactaatctgtcccagcacagagacatttcggtgttgtctcacacttgtgattgggcagcagagcagcagcgaTGATTAATTCAGcttgtttttagtctttcctgcACTTGGTGGTTgactctttcttttgtgtgtttttaagtctttctacaaacatgctGGAGTCCAGCCGCTGAGGGACacgttgaaactacagctaacacctgctgatgaaggaatgaacacagaccaggaagaagaaatgagtcatttaaaagaagagaacaaaagaggcaaagggctggatgctgtttttaatcctccaaatctctcctacagaacaggtttgttcactcagctttgtttgtgttattcgtactttataacatgttgtaACTGTGAAATATTTTCCTCATCAGGTATTCCTCCAGTGATTCTGTCACTGTTTAcacaacaggatgaggaggattttgatgaaagataCATATAAAATTTCTCCATATTCTGTATAATCTCTGGATAATTTATTCTTGAAGGAAAGTGACATCACCACCCTCAAGGTGTCGACTCCCTTTGTCCAAGATCAGCGGAGActttgaatttagaaatgaacaaaggtAACTGAAAGGATTGTTGTGGTAGTGATTTGTGTATTCTGACATGTagaggtttggtttattttgatcCAACACTTGGCACTAAAAGGTCGACATCAGTAACCTGTTGTACACGAGTAAGAGCAGCTGTTGTTATGAGCAGACCAAGAATAATTATCTTTGGCCCCAGAATTTATTCATCACTGCAATATTAATTCAAATCAACATGATTTCAATTaataaaatccattattttctACAGCTCCCATCAACAACGAAAAACTGGACTTTTTAGTAATATAATCTATATTATAactgccaagtggcctctgtgtgcgcgcACGTGTGCGTTTGTGTCTATGGCTTCAGTCatgcaaaaaccggggagagatgacatttgccacttggtatgtttatgtattttggatcaagaatgaacgctgtgaaaatggaaagttgataagactaatatttttggagaagttatggatattagctaacaacactgaacaatgaatgGTGCCAACTACATTATGGACTCTCACAccattcctgcagggggcagtaagtcatctttaactgaaaaacacttattttcactgTGGTccgtttaaaaatcaaatgaaaaaatagaagtagtagtaataataataataacaatgataataatagtgtgtatatgataacagaaacctaaacaatttatgaatacattcagaaatactttttttttttgttagctattTAAGGGTTTATTTATTAAAGCTGggtattttaaatgttaattgatgttttagagggatacTTGCACCATGGGGTAAGTGCAATATGGGACAATGACAATGTGGGTTTTCTTCATGGATGCCGACAGGTTTAGGGTGACAAaatgtcctgttttcccagggATTGTCCTGTCCGTCCTGGGTTGTCTTTTAGAAAGTGATAGCAATgttctggttttcattgttttgcattGGGCCATTAAGTTGACTTGAGCACttgagtatcatttgagtatcccATTGCTGGGCTGAGTGTTCTGGTTTTTgctaatcaaaatatggtcatccTGGAGAGCTTGTCTACTTTTTCCAAGAAAATGTTTGGAGCCTGCTCTGTTTGCTCATTGTGGCTGTTGCAGCTGCTTCCAGTGGCATCTTTGGAGTCTAATGTTGTCACATACTGTGCAACAATAGATGGTAGTTAAGTCGTAAGgcgtgtgctttaacatccaatcACTGCAGGTTTGAGACCCAACATAGCTTTTTTTTCCCCGCCCAAATAGCGCCATAATTTAGTTGCCCTTTAAGTAGAcacattttttgttatttattattattgtaagagTTGGACATAATTGTAAGAGTGGGATGGAGCATAAGTGGGAGGAGCATGCCCAGAGAAGGGGTGGACGTCATCAGGAGGTGTCGTGTGTTAGTTCATGTGTGGCAGAATTAAATAAATGGAGTTGTGTtcctcttcaaaaaaaaaaaaaaattttttttacttaaaatatgTTAACATGCCAAATTGTGTACTTTTCTCTACTTGCAGCTGAACCTGTCGGCCACCGTGTTTAAGAGCGTCCGTGACACAAACACTCGACTCATCAAGAAGGCCAAAGGGAAGTCGGGGAAggagataatgatgatgatgaaatctgGACAAACCGGCAATGGTTCATCATGGCATCCCTGAAATTCATGGATAAGGTGGTTCATCATCAGCAGAAACCAGTCAGAAGTGTAAGTACTAACATTACTTTAATTTCCTAAACTTATTACATTAattaataacttttttttttaacttccaatAAACCTTACGtttgtttctgatttttttttttttgtctgcaggTGGAGGCTGTTATCCTTGAGCACTCGAGTATCTTGGatgctgctgaagctgctgctgCACAGGAGGCCGTGGACGTAGACTCTGAAGGCGAACTGAGGACTTCCACTTCAGCTGGTCCAAGAAGGCGAAGTATCAAAGAAGGTGAGATGGACCGAATGTTACTGCTAATGCAGGAACGAGCGGAGGAGAGTCGGGCCCGCATGGAAGAACTGCAAAAGTGTAAAGAGCAGCACCCCAGCACAGCTAGGAACGCCTTCACAGCCTATGTCCGGGACTCCTTAAACACCATGTCGGAATGGAGCTACAGAAAAGCAAAGGAGGAAATCTGCCGGGTGTTGACAAAATATGAAAATGGGGCTGAAGAGGATCGGGTCAAGCAACAACAGAAGTTCCAACAGCAACCACCTCACCACCACACAAAGCCACGACACACTGTCCTGCCTGTCCGAGGACCGCAGCCGCTCCTGTCCTGGTAAACACAACTTAGAATCATTTTCAGTCGCAttaaaaaatatgtatttttcagTCCTATTACACATAAGTTACAATAATTTTTATATGTTGTTCAATAAAGACAGAAGAAAATTTAAAGATTGTTGATAACAGTTTTATTATTTAGAACTTAATAAATTTTCATGTCTTCTAACAAATCAGTTTGCCAAATGAACAAATTTAAACATGACAGTTCCAACTTACAATGTGCATATAATTATACATAATGTTcaaatgtggcacatttctctctgCCATGGCACTGCACCCGCCTCGGAATTGCACCAATACTTCAGTAAGTTCCTTTGGATCTTGCCGGGGTTATTTGCAGTATTGTGCCCTCTATGGATTTTTATATCCTGCAGATCGTTCCCTTGCCTCCACGCTCCAGGCACCAACTGCCAAGTGGGGATATCTTCAAGATCAATGATGTTATTCTGGGGCATCTATTCCGCATAAGATTATGGAGCACCATACAGTTTTGGACAATGATTCGCACAGTCCTCGGACTGTGGTGCTTTGTCATCAGGAGATCCTGGAACCAATTTGCTGGAATTCCAAGTGCATTATCTACCCTCTTCTTGCATGTGACAGTCTGTAATTGAAGCTCTGTTCTTCGTCTGTGAGGTGGCGATGAGCGTATGGTTTCGTCAGAGTAGGACACAAAGCAAAGGCATCATCTCCAACCCAGGAAAATGATACGGCTTCTGTGTCATGTGGGAGTGGCCGTGGGTCAGGAAGGCCTATTGTGCCGTCTTCAAGGCGGGCCTTCATTTCAGATTTGTTATAAATTTGGGCATCATTTAATGATCCTTTACCTAAAATAGAAATTGAGATTAAAGAACTAgaacaaataaaaattaataaatgactatatttaattaaaattttaaattgatttttatctCTACCTACCACCGATGTCTGCCAAGATGAACTTGGAGTCTGAATCAACCAAGGCAAGGAGAACAACACTAAAGAATCTTTTATAATTGCGGTACATGCTTCCTGTACCAGGAGGACACAAGCAGTATGCTTGTCCTCAAGGGCACCACAACAGATTGGAAATTGCCATTTCCTGAAGAAGCCCTCGGCAATAGCCAGCCACTGTAGAGGTGAAGTTGGAGGTGTCAAACATTTGTCCATGAGCTCTTCACAGGTGGCTTTACACACTTCTCGGACAGCAACAGAGATTGTGTTGTGAGGAATGCGCCCTTCATACTTCATACTGCGGTACTTGGTTCCGGAAGCCAAATGACAGAGTCAGTGCCAGCTTCAGGCCTGGATCCAGAGCCGCTCGGTACCACGTCTCCTGCTTTGTGATGCGTGGACCAACCTTCTCCGTTGCTGCCCCTTTGCCATTGGTACATGTTGACAATGAATTCATCATTGTCAACTTTGGCCTGAAGAACAGCCATCTCTCACTCATTTATAAGGTGGGCTGGCTGATCATCACCGTCCATGGCACTAGTCATGGGGAACTGTCCGTGTCAGACGAAGGCTACGCGCGCCTGCAGGTCAGCCACAAATGTTTGAAATGTGTGTACATAGTTGAAAAAACGTTCTTAACGCTATTGTTAACAAACAATAAGAAATTGACAttaaacgacagcaaaacgaaatacggttGTCAGCTGCAtttgttcaaatattttgacagtttaaagattctgacaaagtgccagctgcaggaacaaaactgagcgaaggttaaacgatgccaacgaaagtccggaTTTGGGACttttgtttgggctttgttgtccttccTTATTGCTGTGTGACTGGAACTTTAGGAAAACTTTCATGTCTGGTGATCTCTGTgatcagggttggtgtctcctgctttaggacatctgtcccagcacagggacatttcagtgttgtctcacacttgtgattggtcagcctgggcagcagagcagcagcagatgattaaatcggcctgtttttagtctttcctccacttggtcattgactctttcttttgtgtgttttaaagtctttctacaaacatgtctgaagtccagcaggtGGGGGACACGTTGAAACtgcagctaacacctgctgatgaaggaatgatcacagaccaggaagaagaaatgtgtcatttaaaagaagagaacaaaagaggtaaagggctggatgctgtttttaatcaggtttgttcactcagctttgtttgtgttactgatactttataacatgttgtaacagtcaaatattttcctTCTCTGGTATTCCTCCAGAGATTCTGTCAATACTTGcacaacaggatgaggaggattttgatgaaagatgCATGTAAAATTTCTCCATAGTTTGTAAAATCTCTGGTTAATTTCTTACTGAAGGAAAGTGACGTCACCACCTTCAATGTTTCGTCTTCCTTTGTCCAAGATCAGCAGGGActttgaatttagaaatgaacaaaggtAACTGAAAGGATTCTGGTGGTAGTGATTTGTGTATTTTGACATGTagaggtttggtttattttgatcCAACATTTGGCACTAAAAGGTGAACATCAGTAACCTGTTGTACACGAGTAAGAGCAGCTCTGGTTATGAGCAGACCAAGAATAATCTTTACACCCAGAATTTAATCATCACTGCAATATTAATTCAAATCAACATGACTtcaatgaataaaatccattattttctACAGTGTCCATGAACAACATAAACAAGGGAACTTTTCCTTGGTAACTTGGTACCATTAATAACCAGCTTTACTACCAGACGTGACATGTTGACCTGAAtagtgtaaatgtggaagtgtgCAGAAATGTGGGTTTGAAAAAGACAAAGAGAGGTTGTGATGGAAGTCTGGTCCCAGAAACAGTCTTTGTAAACAGAACTATCTTTGGTTTTGTGACAtcaggtcaccggccgatgaagccaacaggaccacatcatctgcaaaaagcagtgatgagaccctgagcccaccaaactggaaaccctcctcccccgactacgcctcaatatcctgtccatgaatatcacaaacaggattggtgacaaggcgcagccctggtggaggccaaacccccaccggaaacgagtcagaCTTAttgctgagcacccgaacacagctctcgctttgtaagtacagagattggatggtcctgagtagggatgggtatcgagaaccagttcctttcgggtatcgttaagaaatgattcgatccaccgacatcaatacgctttgtgcttaacgattctgttatcggtccttcagagtggccgttgtttttgggggtgtttgtcaggaaaatgatcatttctctacattgattacagaccctgcagcgggtccgcagattgaagcaatgcttcgatctattgcttcgtttattctctttctttcacttaattttcccctgctaaaaccctaaagagcatacgtctgtgagtattatttaccttttctatgttaaactgacctgttatgatcttctgaaacagttgatagatgtatgatattacttaaaaacgggagtgatgctaacgcgttagcatgtctatggcattttcaatgttaaaacttagcattaagcatttgtagctgtcagcacgttcgggtgcatttgttttcaaattgtaatatttcttaaatttatttttgtttctatattaataatctaatgattattatatacaattttagagagagaaacaaaaagaacctgaatagaaacacaatagaaaatatataatagcaactaacagtgaacatgaataaataaatacatacagaaataaatgtttcctgtgaacacctagtgactcttacaccttcacttcatccctgtcttatttaagtttaatgacagtttgtttcagtcaaaccatattttcaatgtgttaatttcttcagtgatttcctccagaactttctgccaaactagaaaactgctgtaagagcagaatactactggaatgaatctgaataaggaagttttgttttttctcactaaatggatgctgcactcactgcagtttatcgtctggaatagtcccagattgcatttcagagcttctagaattcaaacattttcatgcaggtggtgttggggggtaattttgggtttcagctttttctgTTTTACACCATTTTCATCCCTGATTATGagtcgtgattcacttttgtacagattaaagttactaactgggactcctgtcttgttgcgagaaagaaaagagaatcatcctccgttctgttcacacagctccaaacgttgcgcggctctctgacgagtcaaggtagaacgatagaattcagtctgaattaataacttcaaagcgaaacaccgttttgtttattttatttatgtccagagatcaaggatacagtgaccaatttcatatttatttactttaagactcaatgaaatacatagaaaacctgtaaagcctacttttagtacaaaattcacgaggtatcaataagggaattgataaggaatcggatcgataagcagaatcgataattgcatcgatattgttaaaatcttatcaatacccatccctagtcttaaGAAGGGGCCCccccactccatactcccacattaTCTCCtgtgtacccgatcatacgccttcttcaagtccacaaaacacatgtagactggatggttgTACTCCAAGGCCCCttaccaggatccttgtgagagtgaagagctggtcggttgtttcacaaccaggacagaacccgcattgttcctcttcagaagTTCGACTATtgaccaaaccctcctttcctgcACCCCGGAGTAGACTTTAACAGGGGGCTGAGTATGTGATGCCCCTATAGTTGGCACACACATACTCTGGTGCAAACAGCAACAttacaaaacattaaattatttgACTTATATATTTTGaatgagttgtaatgtcactatagatgtgttcatgtcatacgaggtctgttagaaaagtatcagacctttttattttttgcaaaaacctgatggatttgactcacgtgtgcttgcatgagccaaccttgaaccttcatgcgcatgcgtgaattttttcacacctgtcaactACGTCATTtggtggtaagcagcctttgtgtgaggacatgtgttgtgctctcatcggattttcattgcaaggaaaaagacggaacgactggagcagcacgactgcatcaaattttgccagaaactgggcaacagccaggtggaaaccgttcagattattcagacggctttcggtggcttttcagtcgtgtgactatccgagaaattgtggaagaggtgggcatcattttttggagtccagcatgtcctgtgagacttgaaCACGGAGGAgcttttgctccgctgtcagcaGCGGCATGAATTTCATCGCCACTCTTTCACGGCCATATCTTCTCAATG from Thalassophryne amazonica chromosome 23, fThaAma1.1, whole genome shotgun sequence harbors:
- the LOC117504844 gene encoding uncharacterized protein LOC117504844; translated protein: MASLKFMDKVVHHQQKPVRSVEAVILEHSSILDAAEAAAAQEAVDVDSEGELRTSTSAGPRRRSIKEGEMDRMLLLMQERAEESRARMEELQKCKEQHPSTARNAFTAYVRDSLNTMSEWSYRKAKEEICRVLTKYENGAEEDRVKQQQKFQQQPPHHHTKPRHTVLPVRGPQPLLSCLSTNMSEVQQVGDTLKLQLTPADEGMITDQEEEMCHLKEENKRGKGLDAVFNQVCSLSFVCVTDTL